AACAGGTTTAAAATCACCCTCCTTTTTGTATTCAACGTAATTCAGTCCCCCGTCAGTACAAACCCAATATTTGTACGTGCTGGTGTCATTATCCAATTTTCCCATGGCATGAAAATCAGGATGAATATAACTCCCCGAATCAGCATCGCTTTGCCAGTATCCGTTTAAAGACTTATACCAGGTTGAGCCGGAGTCTGTACTGTGAAATCCGTCCACAGCTCCACTGATTATCATGTTGTTTTCTATCAAAAGGGTTTGATCATACCCGTATTGGGGATCATAAGCAGGAACAGGATTACCTATTTCTTTCCAGCCGGCAGAATCATAGTAAGATATTTGCCCATTTTTGTCTTCCATGAATAAGGTCCCGCCTTTAAAAAACAGGGCAAGTTTATTGCCTGGACGATCACTTCCATCTCTTATTTTATGCCAGCTATTTCCTTTGTCGCTTGATGTATAAACTTCACCAGCAACATTCATACAGGCAATCGTGTCATTATCGCTCTTAACAAATCGGCCATATTCAACAGGTCTGGAATCATAAAGTGTACTCTGCCATGTCGTTCCTCCATCCGTTGTTCTGTAGATGTCATTGCTGGTACCAACAATAACTGTATCATTACTTAAAACTAAAAGATTTGATGTTATTCCCTGTTGGCTTAGTGAGAAACTAAGATTTGTAGAAAAAAATGTATTACCGCCATCTGTTGATTTCAAGACTCCTATTGATTTAATATTCAGACCGTCATAATCTCCTGTTGATGCATAAATAACCGTATGAAGAGAATAGGAAGTATCTGCTGATTGAATATCGGTTATGCCGATTCCTGCCACATTATCCAATATTGGCGTCCAGGAAGTACCACCATCGGAAGATTTCCAGATACCACCGGAAGGCGCCCCTACAAATAAAACATCATGATCCATGCCTTCCGGGCTGGGAAACCGTAATAAACAATTTAATCGCCCCATTTGAGGATAGTTTGGATACCCATTGTGTTGGGGCACGGTATGTGCACCAATGTTAACCCAAACGCCATTTGTTCCCTCTTTCATTGAAGAAGTTTGCCGTACTATTTTTCCTTTGCTATCGAGAATGCCTGCATTAAAATAGCCAAGATCGGCCGGGGGGAAAGTACCATCGGCATAAACTCTGTCTTTCCAGAAATAGGCCCATCGTTCAAAATGTTTTTGGGCTTTTTTATTGGCGAGAATACGCATGTCTAATTGGGAAAGGTTTGCCCTGGCGGAAGCTACAATGTCAAAATAATTGGCTTTGGGCTCAATCGCTTTTTCTTTGTAGTTAAGATTTTGAGAAAAGACGGATAATGACAAGATTATCAATGAGATAAAAATAGTAAATTTTCTCATATTACATTATTTTTGAGGATGGGAAATCATGTTATTTCAATAATTATATGTTTTAATGTGAACCACACGCAAAATCTTCAAAAGTAAAATTGAAGACGATGTCAGATGTTCCTTCTATACTAGTTTCTAAAAAGTTTTTCGGAGAGCTGCATTATTATTTCATTTCTTCCCGTTCACAATGAATTACGACTTCTTCAAAAAAAGAATTCTATTTTAAAAATAGCATCCCTCTGAGTTTTTTTATTAATTCGTTTGTTTTATTCTCTTCCCTTATTTTCTTAACAAAACACAAATATTAAAATATTATTAGCAATAATACGAATATTTTTGAATAATATACACTGTGTTAAGATGTTTGGAAAAAGTTTTCCTTATGAACAAATTTTCTTCCCTTATTTCGCGTTACCCTTATTCATTCAGAAAATAAACAGATGTTGGTTCCTCTCCGTGACGGTCTGATGCTGATTCGTAAAAAGTAATGGCCATTTTTTGTACCTTTGTAAAGTCTCTGCCAACAGACAACTATTATTCTGTACTCTGAAAAAGATGATTATGGAAAACCGAAGCTTTCCCGGATGAAACGGTTTTTTCCCAATATGAGATTTAACACGGCTTCGAACACCCATAATCACCTGTTATTAAGCACGTTAAAACCAACGGCTTACTTTTTGTTTAATTATTAGAGAACAACGAAAAAAAAATAACAATGAAACAACTTTTCAAACCCTTAGGAGCACTTATTTTATTGGCGCTGTTCGGTTTGACAGCCTGTAATGAAACACCGGAACCCGCGCCAACACCAGCAGAATCTACCGGCATCGAAAGCCTGACTATTCCGGATCAATTTAACTTCTCCACAACACAGAAAATTACTGTAAACATTCACGATGCAGAATCCGGAGCGAAATATGATATTTACAGCCTAAAAAGCGAAAAGCCCGAACAAATTATTTATTCGGACGATGACACCGTAGTGGTCATGGACGACCGGAACCAAAAACTGGCTTCGGGAATGACAACTGCTGATGGTTTTAATGTAACGCTTAATATTCCTGCTTATCACAAATACCTGTACATCGTCCGTAGCAAAGACGGGCACTTTACCAGAAAAGACCTGTTGATTACGGGAAATACGATGGACTATACATACCAGGGAGCATCTGTTAAACAAGGTTTTGCAAGGCCCGTTGCCGCAAAAAGCGATGCTACTTCTGACATACTTTACTCTGTGTCAGGAAATTCTACCGATCTGAACCAAATTGATCTGGGAACAGGTACAGTAACCAAAGTAGGAAATCTTCCTTTTACTTCCATTGCCAATGCTGTAGATAAGGTGGATAATTACGTGTATGTTGCCAACAGGGAAAGACCATTCGAACTGGGTTATTACGATTTAAGTAACTATACTTTTACTAAAGTCGGGAATATGGCCAGCTCTTTTCCTCGGATGGACTATAATCCTGCTGACGGATTGCTTTATATTTCAAATCATGCAAAGTTATATACTGTCGATCCTGCCAACGCCCAATATTTACAAACATTTTCTATTGACGGGCTGGCCAATACCGGATGGGGCGATTTGGCTTTTGCCGATGACGGAACATTATACATCCTTACTAAATCAGGAGTTTATAAAGGCGTATTTGACGGAAATGTTATCCATACCCAATTGATCAGCGATCCTACACTGCCGTCACCACTTACATCACTGGCTGTGGGAACCAATGGCAAACTCTATATGTCAAAAAGCGTTAGCGATGGTAAATTGATCGAATTTGATCCCAATACGGCAGCGTGGAAATACATAAATATTTCAAAATCAATTCCTGTAAACGATTTGGGTATTTTGCGATACGGCAGCACCTTGGGACCGGATTCTGACGGAGATGGCGTACCGGATGACCAGGACGATTATCCCAACGATCCCGAAAGAGCTTTTAACAACTATTTCCCCGGTAACGGATTGTGGGCAACGCTGGCTTTTGAAGATTTATGGCCTTCGA
The sequence above is drawn from the Candidatus Sulfidibacterium hydrothermale genome and encodes:
- a CDS encoding T9SS type A sorting domain-containing protein, whose protein sequence is MRKFTIFISLIILSLSVFSQNLNYKEKAIEPKANYFDIVASARANLSQLDMRILANKKAQKHFERWAYFWKDRVYADGTFPPADLGYFNAGILDSKGKIVRQTSSMKEGTNGVWVNIGAHTVPQHNGYPNYPQMGRLNCLLRFPSPEGMDHDVLFVGAPSGGIWKSSDGGTSWTPILDNVAGIGITDIQSADTSYSLHTVIYASTGDYDGLNIKSIGVLKSTDGGNTFFSTNLSFSLSQQGITSNLLVLSNDTVIVGTSNDIYRTTDGGTTWQSTLYDSRPVEYGRFVKSDNDTIACMNVAGEVYTSSDKGNSWHKIRDGSDRPGNKLALFFKGGTLFMEDKNGQISYYDSAGWKEIGNPVPAYDPQYGYDQTLLIENNMIISGAVDGFHSTDSGSTWYKSLNGYWQSDADSGSYIHPDFHAMGKLDNDTSTYKYWVCTDGGLNYVEYKKEGDFKPVVTYKSDKCIVTQLYSAAITPNSTTGNMLQGNQDNDGFSREMFDGEMQWIAAAAGDGTATAIDYTDPKIRYLGCQNGVLNIAINGFSGNYMGDVQLKIPGANFVWPLEMNTINPSKLYAGGDDVYLLNADSGSMTALKAGTGTVSFISTHNNAVFAIGDSAVRKSLDGGQTWSSLNQASTDPSATINSIDFVATHPDTVYATVKSYISDQKVFKSTDGGLTWNNISAGLPNILMKKVLVAQNNYQEILYVATELGVYYKIGDMQWARLGDNSLPNVIVNDLDINYTENALVAATFGRGLWQFDISDQVGINENEFAENQKPVIFPNPVTDGRIHINLPQFNSQNRYYYVIYNIVGGIMKQGELTNKNTELDLTNVSNGIYMMKISSDKNKSFVQKIIKN
- a CDS encoding LruC domain-containing protein; its protein translation is MKQLFKPLGALILLALFGLTACNETPEPAPTPAESTGIESLTIPDQFNFSTTQKITVNIHDAESGAKYDIYSLKSEKPEQIIYSDDDTVVVMDDRNQKLASGMTTADGFNVTLNIPAYHKYLYIVRSKDGHFTRKDLLITGNTMDYTYQGASVKQGFARPVAAKSDATSDILYSVSGNSTDLNQIDLGTGTVTKVGNLPFTSIANAVDKVDNYVYVANRERPFELGYYDLSNYTFTKVGNMASSFPRMDYNPADGLLYISNHAKLYTVDPANAQYLQTFSIDGLANTGWGDLAFADDGTLYILTKSGVYKGVFDGNVIHTQLISDPTLPSPLTSLAVGTNGKLYMSKSVSDGKLIEFDPNTAAWKYINISKSIPVNDLGILRYGSTLGPDSDGDGVPDDQDDYPNDPERAFNNYFPGNGLWATLAFEDLWPSKGDFDFNDLVVGYNFNQITNAQNKVVDIQVKFDVRHNGAGLHNGFAFQIPVNQNVVASVTSNYHTAGGIPQNGNGTEQGQNLANFVVFENTEYALGKEIDMTIHFSTPQEASQLGTPPYNPYLIKGGDVHVEIHLPDMAPTSLADQSLFGTADDDSNPATGRYYKTSKNLPWAINIDYKFKWMKEKQDITKGYLHFGDWAESGGTQYDDWYKDLPGYRDNTYLDADE